In Rhodococcus rhodochrous, a single genomic region encodes these proteins:
- a CDS encoding dihydrofolate reductase family protein yields MAQLLRVQNFSVSSDGIGARQNQSFESPFGLDPGPMFEWAGATASWHLRTEPGGSRGLDDYFIRDFSCNIGAEIMGRNKFGPQRGPWQDHDWQGWWGDEPPFHTPVFVLTHHARPSFTLSDTTFHFVDGEPTAVLEQARAAAQGKDVRLGGGVSTIREFLDADLIDTMHVVVSPVRYDTGLKLWESPDELRDRFHLEVVPSASGVVHHLFWRK; encoded by the coding sequence GTGGCCCAGTTGCTGCGAGTACAGAACTTTTCGGTGTCGAGCGACGGTATCGGCGCGAGACAGAACCAGAGCTTCGAGAGTCCTTTCGGCCTGGATCCGGGTCCGATGTTCGAGTGGGCCGGCGCCACGGCGAGTTGGCACCTGCGCACCGAACCCGGCGGGAGCCGGGGACTCGACGACTACTTCATCCGGGACTTCTCCTGCAATATCGGCGCGGAGATCATGGGACGCAACAAGTTCGGTCCTCAGCGGGGCCCGTGGCAGGACCACGATTGGCAGGGCTGGTGGGGTGACGAGCCGCCGTTCCACACCCCCGTGTTCGTTCTGACCCACCACGCACGTCCGTCCTTCACACTCTCCGATACCACCTTCCACTTCGTGGACGGCGAACCGACCGCGGTGCTCGAACAGGCCCGCGCCGCCGCACAGGGTAAGGACGTCCGCCTCGGAGGCGGCGTCTCCACCATCCGCGAGTTCCTCGACGCCGATCTGATCGACACGATGCACGTCGTGGTGTCGCCGGTGCGGTACGACACCGGTCTGAAGCTCTGGGAATCCCCGGACGAGCTACGGGACCGTTTCCACCTCGAGGTCGTGCCCAGTGCGAGTGGGGTGGTGCATCACCTGTTCTGGAGGAAGTGA
- a CDS encoding metal-sensitive transcriptional regulator, whose protein sequence is MPNTPSETVHTDAVAHDDAHQHSYIANNTKADYLKRLRRIEGQARGLQRMVEEEKYCIDILTQIAAMKKALGAVALGLLDEHMAHCVAGAVRAGGDEADLKLKEASDAIARLVRS, encoded by the coding sequence ATGCCGAATACCCCGAGCGAGACCGTGCACACCGATGCCGTCGCACACGACGACGCACATCAGCACAGCTACATCGCCAACAACACCAAGGCCGACTACCTCAAGCGACTGCGTCGTATCGAGGGGCAGGCCCGTGGCCTGCAACGGATGGTCGAGGAAGAGAAGTACTGCATCGACATCCTCACGCAGATCGCGGCGATGAAGAAGGCCCTCGGGGCCGTCGCGCTCGGTCTGCTCGACGAGCACATGGCGCACTGCGTGGCCGGTGCCGTGCGCGCCGGCGGCGACGAGGCCGACCTCAAGTTGAAGGAAGCCAGCGACGCCATTGCGCGACTCGTCCGCTCCTGA
- a CDS encoding heavy-metal-associated domain-containing protein — protein MSQTSTYTVTGMTCQHCVASVTEEVQEIPGVENVEVDLATGAVTVTSAESLDDAAVAAAVEEAGYSLA, from the coding sequence ATGAGCCAGACCAGCACCTACACCGTCACCGGCATGACCTGCCAGCACTGCGTCGCGTCGGTCACCGAGGAGGTCCAGGAGATCCCGGGCGTCGAGAACGTCGAGGTCGATCTTGCCACCGGTGCCGTCACCGTCACGAGCGCCGAGTCCCTCGACGATGCCGCCGTCGCGGCCGCCGTCGAGGAGGCCGGTTACAGCCTCGCATGA